One window from the genome of Lepisosteus oculatus isolate fLepOcu1 chromosome 21, fLepOcu1.hap2, whole genome shotgun sequence encodes:
- the ccnd1 gene encoding G1/S-specific cyclin-D1: MEHQLLCCEVETIRRAYQDVNLLNDRVLQTMLKAEENYLPSANYFKCVQKEIVPYMRKIVATWMLEVCEEQKCEEEVFPLAMNYLDRFLSVEPTKKTRLQLLGATCMFLASKMKETIPLTAEKLCIYTDNSIRPSELLQMELLVLNKLKWDLASVTPHDFIEHFLSKLPIHMDTKQILRKHAQTFVALCATDVKFIANPPSMVAAGSVAAAVQGLHLKSLDMMLSSQNLTDFLSQVIKSDPDCLRACQEQIEMLLETSLRQAQQHSISSETKTVEEEVDLSCTPTDVRDVNI, from the exons aTGGAACACCAGCTGCTGTGTTGTGAAGTAGAGACCATCAGGAGAGCTTACCAAGATGTCAACCTCCTTAATGACAGAGTGCTACAGACAATGCTAAAAGCTGAAGAGAACTATCTTCCTTCTGCAAACTACTTCAAATGTGTTCAGAAAGAAATTGTGCCTTATATGAGGAAAATTGTTGCCACATGGATGCTTGAG GTCTGCGAAGAGCAGAAATGCGAAGAGGAGGTGTTTCCTTTGGCTATGAATTATCTGGACAGATTTTTGTCGGTGGAACCCACTAAGAAAACCAGATTACAATTACTGGGAGCTACGTGTATGTTTTTGGCTTCAAAAATGAAGGAAACCATTCCGCTAACTGCAGAGAAATTGTGCATTTACACCGACAATTCAATCAGACCCAGCGAGTTATTG CAAATGGAACTACTGGTGTTAAATAAGCTGAAATGGGATCTTGCTTCAGTGACGCCTCATGATTTCATTGAACATTTCCTTTCCAAACTGCCCATCCACATGGACACCAAGCAAATTCTTCGCAAACACGCGCAGACTTTTGTGGCTCTTTGTGCAACAG ATGTCAAATTTATTGCCAATCCACCCTCGATGGTCGCAGCTGGAAGTGTGGCGGCGGCAGTTCAGGGTCTTCACCTCAAGAGTCTGGACATGATGCTATCGTCTCAGAACCTCACAGACTTCCTATCGCAAGTCATCAAGAGCGATCCG gaTTGTTTGAGGGCCTGCCAGGAGCAGATTGAAATGCTTCTTGAGACAAGCCTGCGACAGGCACAGCAGCACAGCATCTCTTCAGAAACAAAGACTGTGGAGGAAGAAGTGGACCTCTCTTGCACACCAACGGATGTGCGAGATGTGAACATTTGA